The following proteins are co-located in the Polymorphospora rubra genome:
- a CDS encoding SRPBCC family protein, with translation MIDIASQLKAIHREVSRLPATSGETVSVRLRREYPAPVEDVWDAVTDPDRLKRWFLPVSGDLRAGGSFQLEGNAGGDILTCEPPRLLKVTFGGPTSLVELRLTADGDDTVLELEHTVPIEIAGSGAGALYVGPGWDGAVMALALFVAGQTVDDPVATANSAQGQEFSRRSVHAWADVVGASGTAGPDEIAAATEVSLAQFAPDLGPDGQP, from the coding sequence ATGATCGACATCGCCAGCCAACTCAAGGCCATCCACCGCGAGGTCAGCCGGCTGCCGGCCACCAGCGGCGAGACCGTCAGCGTCCGGCTCCGCCGGGAGTACCCGGCACCGGTCGAGGACGTCTGGGACGCGGTCACCGACCCGGACCGCCTGAAGCGGTGGTTCCTTCCGGTCAGCGGCGACCTGCGCGCCGGCGGGTCGTTCCAGCTCGAGGGCAACGCCGGCGGCGACATCCTGACCTGCGAACCGCCTCGACTCCTCAAGGTGACCTTCGGCGGGCCGACGAGCCTGGTCGAACTCCGGCTGACCGCCGACGGCGACGACACCGTGCTCGAACTCGAACACACCGTGCCGATCGAGATCGCCGGCAGCGGCGCGGGCGCGCTCTACGTCGGCCCCGGTTGGGACGGCGCGGTCATGGCGCTGGCGCTCTTCGTCGCCGGCCAGACCGTCGACGACCCGGTCGCGACCGCGAACTCGGCGCAGGGCCAGGAGTTCTCCCGGCGGTCGGTGCACGCCTGGGCGGACGTGGTCGGGGCGTCGGGCACGGCCGGCCCGGACGAGATCGCCGCGGCGACCGAGGTCTCGCTGGCCCAGTTCGCCCCCGACCTCGGTCCCGACGGGCAGCCCTGA
- a CDS encoding ArsR/SmtB family transcription factor encodes MHAFDILGDPVRRRILELLADGEQTSGAITEVIRAEFGISQPGVSQHLRVLRQNGFATVRAQGARRLYAVNSEPLREVDQWLTRFRGIWEQHLDALATELARGRRERRRRGGTDGAPGDSPAGEERNHR; translated from the coding sequence GTGCACGCCTTCGACATCCTCGGTGACCCGGTCCGCCGCCGGATCCTGGAACTGCTCGCCGACGGCGAGCAGACCTCCGGCGCGATCACGGAGGTCATCCGGGCGGAGTTCGGGATCTCCCAGCCGGGGGTGTCCCAGCATCTGCGCGTGCTGCGGCAGAACGGGTTCGCCACGGTCCGCGCGCAGGGAGCCCGCCGCCTGTACGCGGTGAACTCCGAGCCGCTGCGGGAAGTCGACCAGTGGCTAACGCGCTTCCGCGGCATCTGGGAGCAGCATCTCGACGCCCTGGCGACCGAACTCGCCCGGGGCCGGCGGGAACGCCGCCGGCGCGGCGGCACCGACGGGGCACCGGGCGACAGCCCGGCCGGTGAGGAGAGGAACCACCGATGA